The DNA segment GCCTATGCAACCGGATATGGCTCCCCCGTTGACGAACGACTATCCAACCGGCTCTTCTCAAAGCGTTGATAATCCTGACATACGAGAGGCTTGGAATCGCGCTCATACTACCAGTTCCTCCACGATTGCGCTCTCGTCCAACACAAAATCGTCTTCAACCGGTTCGAGATATAGCTCGATAGCTTCTTCGATGTTCGCTAATGCTTCCTTGACAGTGTCCCCCTCGCTTATACAACCCGGCAATGAAGGGACATATACCGTGTATCCGCCGTCTTCACTTGGTTCGAGGATCACTTTTAATTTCATAATTACCTTCCTAA comes from the bacterium genome and includes:
- a CDS encoding type II toxin-antitoxin system HicB family antitoxin; its protein translation is MKLKVILEPSEDGGYTVYVPSLPGCISEGDTVKEALANIEEAIELYLEPVEDDFVLDESAIVEELVV